DNA sequence from the Syngnathus acus chromosome 5, fSynAcu1.2, whole genome shotgun sequence genome:
CTGTGCATTTTCTGGCACtctttgcattctttttccCTTAACACACTGCTCTTTTGTTGATGTATGTGGAGAATTAGTCCTTAGATCCTCGCTGAACTGAGCTCCCAGCCTTCATAACCTCAATAGCGTTCGGCTTTAGACCTTCCACTCCgctcatttgttttggttgtttgAAAGACGGGAGGATTAAGTGTCGTGGCTTGCAGTTGTCAGTCTGTACATTGCGCAGAGAGCAGAGTAAGTGAGGGTCTAACATTTATGTCTCTGTGTGGGAGCATTTGTAGCCAAGTGAGGTTTAGACGGAGCTGCGGACATGCAGTACATCCATATTTCTCTCGGCTTGACATCAATGCAAAGCTGTCTTGTTTGGTTTTAGTGCTCGTTTCCCTCCAGTTATAGCCTCCTGGCTCTATGAAGCAGCTTGGTGAGGTGTGTTTACTGCAGTACAAGTgatcttattatttttttaatgctgccATGAGTTGACATTTCTCatcaaattaaatataaattggCATATACTGTCAAAGTaaagtgtttttaaattaatttatagGTCATGTTGATGGCCAAATTCTaacttgaaattattttttgctgaCTCGTTTTTAACCCTAACCTGGCATTTCAACAGatgtgtgtagactttttaaattattatacaAAAACGGACTCTAACACTATAAGGTTTATGAGAAATGTATTTGTACATCTTAGTTTCATACATTAATCATTGCTCTGTATTAAATGTATAATAAATCATGCTTAAATTTATCCTCGCCCACCTGTCACAAGATGCAACTTGTGATAAAGTCCAACAATGAAATAGTTAAAAATGCAGCTTTTAAATTAATCGTGCTCAGGCttgattgtgtgtgtcttgGAATAAATTTATAggacagtggtgccttgagatatgagTGACCCAACTTTCGagtgtttcaaaatacaaGTAGTTAGGTAGATTTTTTGGGGGCTGAGCTGTGAGCAAAAAAAGATACGACACTGTGGGGTGACAGTGAACACAACACACTTCAGTAAGTAAGTAATTTGGCAGATAGCAAATTTGAACTGATTACAGTTAACTCCATAGCAGGCTCCAGGTTTAGAATCCCGCTAATTAGATTTTTGAGGGATTGTTTATCCCTCCATTTTGTTCCCGTTTATATTGGTTGTAATTCCCATCATGACCGCTAGACGGCAGCACACTTATCTCGTGTGAGTctaaatctgaaaaaaaagaaaagaaaaaggaaatatacCTTTAGCACAGCCTAgttttggtttaaaaaaaatgatgcaccATGATGATCCAGAATATGATTCCaatttctgatcattttacaACGAAAAGATGATTTTGGAACTGAACTCGTGTCTCAGGACACCACGGTATTGGTTCTTCACTGTGCAGGTGTCTGCTGAATGTTCTCCTCGAGTGACACCATAGAAAAGGAATGGAACATGATGGTTATTGAagactgtttttctttctggcaCCTCACTCGGACACAATGTCCTTGTTCTTGTGTTTGCCCTACGTCCTGCATCTGGAACACACTTCCCCATGCAGGCCACCCACTTGTGCTTGGCTGAGAGATGCCATATTTAACATATCATTTGTCAAATGATATCTTTACAGTCCAGAGAGACACCGGAGGTTTAGGCTCTTCACGGCATGCAGCAGGCGTTGACACTCCTTGCTTCTTTTCACCAGTGTTCCTCCCCTGACACgttttcttcatttgttgttgttgagagTTTTAAAACTGGTGTAGAAGGTGCTGACCAGTGTTGCCTCGTCGTGCATGGAGTCCTTGGTGAAGGAGCGCCTTTGGCACACCGGCATCAGGAGCCTTCGAGGCAGCGGACCACTGAAGAAGAGGTAGATAAGGGGGTTGGCGCAGCTGTTGAGACTGGCCAGCAACATCAGGATGGTGAACGTGGCAGCTGCAGTGAGAATAGGTCAGAATATTAGGGACGCCTGTGCAATTTAGGAGAATTGGAGCTGGATCAAAAAATGTAACTCTACAAAGATTGTGGATAATTGTAGTTATATTTGCTGTGGTCTttacacatatacatactCATATGCCTTCAGATATGAATCAATAAAACTTGTTTTGTCTTGGATGCACAAATAGGAGAAACAAGCACTACGGTGGAAGTGTCAGAAAGAATTAGTAGATCTTAGTAATAAAAcgtaaagggaaaaaaagagcctTACGGATGGAAATGGCCCTATAGTCGCTGACCCCAAAGTAATTTGATCCTCCTCACTTGCCGTACTCTAATTGTGCCCGTGTTGTGAGGGGCCCTGCTTCCATAtcatttaatgtttttgtgatAAACATTTCAGAATTTCAGAAGACAAAATTAGATACTCAGATAAAGTTACAAATCTAATTCAAAAAAAGATCTCTATTGCCTTTTGCAcgatataaataaagatgatGGCTGCAGTTCAGAGATTCATGGCTCaaagtgcgtgtgcggatggtggggtgggggcacGGTCCACTAAAATGCACATTTGGTATATTTGTCTACATTTCCCCCaccgttttgttttattttgatggaGCGGCACTTACATTCCTTTGGTGCATTGGGGTCCCACGCAGACCACAGCTGAACTGTGAAGAAGGGGGACCAGCACACCACATATGCCAGCACAATAACAACGGTCATCTTGAGGGTCTTTACCCTGGCTTTAGGCATGCCGGCCGCGCCGCTGGCACGGGGGGGCAACGGGCCAGACAGGCCGCGCCGAGCCTTCCGGCGCAGATTCTGTTGGATGGCCCTGCAGATGCGCACTTGGCAGAAGATAAGTGTGATGACGGGCACCACGAAGATGACCGCGGTGGTCCACGTAATGTAGGTCTTGAGCCCCCACGGCTGGACGAAGTTGGCCCAGCAGTCGTACACACCCGGTGCCACCTCCACCCGGGAGAAGATGAACACCTGAGGCAGACTGCCCACCAGCGACACCCCCCACGCCGCGCACACGGCCGCGCTCATGCGCCGGTGCGTCCGCTGAAACTTGACCATGGGGTTGCACACCGCTTGGTACCGGTCCACCGTCATGGCCACGATCATATAAGTAGACGAGAACATGCCCAGAACCTGCAAATACTTCACCAGGCGGCAAACCAGGTCCGGCCCGATGAACCTGTCCGTGATGTCCCACATGAGCTGCGGGCACACCTGGAAGAACGTCACCACTAAGTCGGCCAGCGCCAGGTGGAAGACGAAGACGCGCATCCGGCTCATGTGCTTGCGCTGTCGCCACAGGACCAGCAGCAGGACGCCGTTCAGGACGGCGGCGCTGGAGAAAATGATGGCCAGCAGAGTGATCTCTACCCTGGCCAGAGTCTCGTCTCTCGGATCCGCCAGCTCGCTGTCGTTGATTGCTGGTGTCATCCTCGCCTGATGTTCAGGTGTGTGACCAAATCTTCAGCTTGCATGAAAATATTCAGAAAttacactgttttttttttttttttaaagtagctGCAGTAAGAATTGTGTGGCTGGCTGCCTTTGCACCACTTTTCAAGTCAGAGGTGGGAGTGAGCTCAGGCTGGAATCATCaagtgtccgtgtgtgtttgtgcgcgcgcgcctgtgtgcgcgtgtgtgcatgcgcgcTCCATTTGAAGTGACGCTGACACAAAGCGGAGGTTATTATTATCGGCAACAACAAATTTTCCTGCTGTTTCCATATTTGATTTAGAGCTTATGATTTACGGTGAGTCCTGAAAAACATCTAAAGTAAATTTAAATCTCAAAGTCAACTTGATATTTCAAGGTATTGCAAAGTTATAGCCAGAGACTGTGAAGATAAAAAGTCTTCACACTCTTGTTCAAATGCATAGTCATCAGCAACATCACAAATTGTTATAATTTTCACATTCTTTTTGTTAAATCAAGGTTATGAATTTATAAAGTGGGATAAAATTCAATCAAGAAATGGGGTCAAGTTGGATCATTAGAAGGACTagcttattttttattttacaaaggaattccccaaataaaatattaatcattgatatttttagtaaactatatttaaaaaaaaatcaccgtGCTTATATCACGTGACGTCACCACCCAGTGGGCCAATCATATGGAAGAACAAGACAAATAGTGTCACACGACTTCTAACCGGATGT
Encoded proteins:
- the LOC119123501 gene encoding oxytocin receptor-like, giving the protein MTPAINDSELADPRDETLARVEITLLAIIFSSAAVLNGVLLLVLWRQRKHMSRMRVFVFHLALADLVVTFFQVCPQLMWDITDRFIGPDLVCRLVKYLQVLGMFSSTYMIVAMTVDRYQAVCNPMVKFQRTHRRMSAAVCAAWGVSLVGSLPQVFIFSRVEVAPGVYDCWANFVQPWGLKTYITWTTAVIFVVPVITLIFCQVRICRAIQQNLRRKARRGLSGPLPPRASGAAGMPKARVKTLKMTVVIVLAYVVCWSPFFTVQLWSAWDPNAPKESATFTILMLLASLNSCANPLIYLFFSGPLPRRLLMPVCQRRSFTKDSMHDEATLVSTFYTSFKTLNNNK